One region of Vigna angularis cultivar LongXiaoDou No.4 chromosome 10, ASM1680809v1, whole genome shotgun sequence genomic DNA includes:
- the LOC108335188 gene encoding protein TIFY 6B isoform X1: MERDFMGLNSKEPFVEVKEVMNNDSGCKNSGFTKGGMVKWPFMNKVSVHPQSMSLNTPQKSVNHDEQGGGIHFSLTPYPTLHDVNYMNRPHNVKMFPVPNQAIPVSMGPLSLKNPFATVGQNMNASSMKQPQLGEIPVTALHSFLPLVGVGAVAGMTESCVKPSVSVPKLTIFYAGTVNVFDDITPEKAQAIMLMARNGLSLASKVTVPNVQAPRHSKPIPLSSTLSVSSHTGAKSGSVSSSSNEFLAAKTSGGTLTSVNKAETPKVVNTNTMLPSAVPQARKASLTRFLHKRKERVLSAAPYNLNKKYENMSEQNATVSNISSSEGVTKQG, from the exons ATGGAGAGGGATTTTATGGGTCTGAACTCGAAGGAACCCTTCGTTGAAGTGAAGGAAGTGATGAATAATGATAGTGGGTGCAAAAACTCAG GTTTCACAAAAGGAGGTATGGTAAAATGGCCCTTCATGAACAAAGTATCTGTCCATCCTCAGTCGATGTCTTTGAATACTCCTCAG AAATCTGTCAATCATGATGAACAAGGTGGTGGCATTCATTTTTCCCTGACTCCTTATCCTACACTACATGATGTGAATTATATGAACCGTCCTCATAATGTGAAGATGTTTCCAGTTCCCAACCAAGCAATTCCAGTTTCCATGGGACCTCTATCCCTAAAGAATCCTTTTGCAACTGTTGGTCAGAATATGAATGCTTCTAGTATGAAGCAACCACAACTAGGGGAAATACCTGTTACAGCACTCCATTCATTTCTTCCTCTAGTTGGTGTTGGTGCTGTTGCTGGAATGACCGAATCATG TGTGAAACCATCTGTATCTGTTCCTAAACTTACCATCTTCTATGCTGGAACTGTGAATGTCTTTGATGATATCACTCCTGAGAAG GCTCAAGCAATCATGTTGATGGCTAGGAATGGCTTATCACTTGCTTCTAAAGTGACAGTACCTAATGTTCAGGCACCCAGACATAGTAAACCCATACCACTTTCAAGTACTTTATCTGTTTCTTCACATACTGGTGCAAAATCAGGGAGTGTTTCAAGTAGCAGTAATGAATTTCTGGCAGCTAAAACATCTGGTGGTACCCTTACTTCTGTTAACAAAGCAGAGACTCCTAAAGTAGTCAACACAAACACCATGCTGCCATCAG CTGTGCCACAAGCTCGCAAGGCATCACTGACTCGATTTTTACATAAGCGCAAGGAGAG GGTATTGAGTGCAGCACCATATAACCTGAACAAGAAGTATGAGAATATGTCAGAACAGAATGCAACTGTTTCTAACATCAGTTCAAGTGAGGGTGTAACCAAGCAAGGATAG
- the LOC108335188 gene encoding protein TIFY 6B isoform X2, with amino-acid sequence MVKWPFMNKVSVHPQSMSLNTPQKSVNHDEQGGGIHFSLTPYPTLHDVNYMNRPHNVKMFPVPNQAIPVSMGPLSLKNPFATVGQNMNASSMKQPQLGEIPVTALHSFLPLVGVGAVAGMTESCVKPSVSVPKLTIFYAGTVNVFDDITPEKAQAIMLMARNGLSLASKVTVPNVQAPRHSKPIPLSSTLSVSSHTGAKSGSVSSSSNEFLAAKTSGGTLTSVNKAETPKVVNTNTMLPSAVPQARKASLTRFLHKRKERVLSAAPYNLNKKYENMSEQNATVSNISSSEGVTKQG; translated from the exons ATGGTAAAATGGCCCTTCATGAACAAAGTATCTGTCCATCCTCAGTCGATGTCTTTGAATACTCCTCAG AAATCTGTCAATCATGATGAACAAGGTGGTGGCATTCATTTTTCCCTGACTCCTTATCCTACACTACATGATGTGAATTATATGAACCGTCCTCATAATGTGAAGATGTTTCCAGTTCCCAACCAAGCAATTCCAGTTTCCATGGGACCTCTATCCCTAAAGAATCCTTTTGCAACTGTTGGTCAGAATATGAATGCTTCTAGTATGAAGCAACCACAACTAGGGGAAATACCTGTTACAGCACTCCATTCATTTCTTCCTCTAGTTGGTGTTGGTGCTGTTGCTGGAATGACCGAATCATG TGTGAAACCATCTGTATCTGTTCCTAAACTTACCATCTTCTATGCTGGAACTGTGAATGTCTTTGATGATATCACTCCTGAGAAG GCTCAAGCAATCATGTTGATGGCTAGGAATGGCTTATCACTTGCTTCTAAAGTGACAGTACCTAATGTTCAGGCACCCAGACATAGTAAACCCATACCACTTTCAAGTACTTTATCTGTTTCTTCACATACTGGTGCAAAATCAGGGAGTGTTTCAAGTAGCAGTAATGAATTTCTGGCAGCTAAAACATCTGGTGGTACCCTTACTTCTGTTAACAAAGCAGAGACTCCTAAAGTAGTCAACACAAACACCATGCTGCCATCAG CTGTGCCACAAGCTCGCAAGGCATCACTGACTCGATTTTTACATAAGCGCAAGGAGAG GGTATTGAGTGCAGCACCATATAACCTGAACAAGAAGTATGAGAATATGTCAGAACAGAATGCAACTGTTTCTAACATCAGTTCAAGTGAGGGTGTAACCAAGCAAGGATAG